aaccatgaaaaattattaactaattaagatattatttaaacattaaatttaaattgggaaaaaatatttaattggtgttattaatttatcaaggtTATACTGTAATTTATTTCTCGGATACAATGACTATGTttaaataattgtaattttatggataaaaagtaaaaggataaatttaatttcactCCTGAGATTTACGGGATCTTTCAATCAATTTCCTTAGTTTTTCAAATCCCCCATTGTCCATATTTATCCATTTTCTATCTACAATGGTAAtggaaatatttataaataccaatttcattcttaaagtgtataaaaaaaaatcttaatattacctaaaaactatataaaaaataaactaaaataaaaacttgaaattaacaaaaatcaattttttttccagtaaaacaacaaatctgaagaaaaatagtttttttattggtataagATTTTCTTGGATAATATGGCTAAGGCACCAACACTTtgaagcatagttttaaaacccggtccAGCCCGACGGGTCGATACgagacccggccgacccggggttggaaccgggccgggttaaagaaaaaacatggaaagaaaaaattcgttgacttttgtttttttactaaaacgacgtcgttttgattttttttaaaaaaaaaattgatccaggTGACTTGGTGACCTGGCCAAAACCTGGAACCCGGACTGGCCACCggaccgggtctaaaaactatgcttTGAAGGACCATTTTTTACTTATACCATTGATTTTTATCATGAAACTGATTAGTTTCTTACTGTATTTGAATTTCTTAACTACTTACATATCTTCAGTATTGAAAAAGCATTTATAATTCTTTCATATGTGAAAATTCCAAATTTTATGGAGGGCAATACTGAACTGGATTGAGCTTTTTTTTAGTGAAGGCCCAACCCAATTCTTAAAGCTCATAAGCCCATGAAAATGAAGTGTCCCATGTCTAATGCCCACCAATAGGAAAGAAGGGCATATGATGTTGGCCCAAATTTGGTAATGTGCAAGCTTGAGATAAGTCAATAGGCTGCCGTTTGAGTGAATTTTAAATGaatgtttgatttaaaaaaaatattaaattaatgttttttagtatttttaaatatttttaatgttctgatataaagaaaatatatattttttaatataatacaatttcaaacacactcttaaatatttaacaatgttcatttgaaaattatttctaaCAATTGTCAGCTTAATCAAGAAGATGATCCTtagctttaaaaattaattaaaatgcacATGAAATtcccttgaaattttttaagttaactcgcccgaattaaatttaataaaaatatcaaataattttttttcaccacaatatttttttgatatgatcAAAAGAGATTTTAATCCTGCTCAATGTAGGCATGTAAATTAGTATATTTATAACGAAAATAGGATATCCAGACTAATAGTACTAACGTGCATTAACCTTGAGGCTGAATTATAACTCAAAACCTTCTACTAAAATGAGAAAAACGAAAGCATAACATGACGAGTGCGAGCGGGTGACAATCACAACACAATCAATGGCAAGAAAAATGCGTAAAGCATACATTGACTATATTAGCTGGTAAGCCCGATCTGACCATGAGGGCCCAACGTGACCCCAACCTGTTAATAGAGAGAAGCCAGCCGTGCGCCATTTGTGCCATGACTTCAAAGCTTTTGAGGGTGTCGACAGAAGTACAGAGCATatattttggaaaataaatgtGGATCCATCCAGCCCGCTTTATAAAGTTATACTTACCAGGTCGGATTTAGATTTAAGTTTGGATTCAGAGACTGATTCAAAAAATTACCAGGTCGGATTTAGATTTCTAGCTTGATTTGAGTCGAGAATGATCAGCTCAATTAGACCACTAAAAACTCTTATAAATGAATCGATTTTTGACGAGTCAATATGTTTAACTAGAAAATGAACCAGGCCGAGCTTCGAATTTTAAGTTTCTCGGAACAAATTTATCATAAGAGACTCGGTTTAGCAACTATCCATGAATCAGAAGGAAAAAAGTATACCCATATTGGAAAATATTAATGGCGACAACTGGATCATATGGGTTGGTTTTAATAGGCTGATGATGCCCCAGCTGCTACTGGCTAGCCAATCAATTATAAATGGGGGAGTAAGAGGACAGTACGGCATGAATGGGAAAGTTCCAAGAGTATCTGGGTTGCCACTACTTTTGAGACGTGAGGGATGGTTTTTGTGCTTTTGCCCTTTTCCAAGATGAAAAAGGCGCTGTGCTTTGCATACACTGCTTGTAGATTGACCATCTTGGCTTGTCTAGGACAATAGAAATGCTCAATTTCATGCCCTTCCAAGGCATATTAATCATTCAATTACCTTGAATTTAACAATATAGTATGGAATATATAGTGGTGGGGGAACACAGACTAGGAAAGATGCACCGACAAGTAGTGATTCTTACTCTCATTCCTTGCAAGGAACTACCTAGTCGACATGTATATATGATCTTCGATTTAAGGTTTCCTAATTTGAAAAAAGCAGCTCtccatgaaaataaaaggagcaAAATAACCATAATATTGTTGCACACATGTGTTGATGTTCAGCAGTACCAAAAAACACTCGATATATGAAACCTAATTTCAAGCATTCAAGGCCAGCATAGGAGGAAGACTAGCAATGGCCTCTCCATCGCCAAACAAGCGCTTCCACTGACCTGTAACTTGCTCATAGACTCTAACTCTTGCAGCGGATATAGATAACAACATGCCCTTCCTCAGCTTCTTTAGTTTCTTGCCAATCTTGATCTTTAACCTACACAATCTGAGTCTCAAAAGAGATGGCCTTCTTCTAGGGGAATCTGCTTGTTGTAGTGCCTTGTAGATCAAGAATTGTGCTCTTCTATGCATGACCTCTTCTGGGTCTTCTTTATCCAACTTTGAGTAGCCATATGATGATCTCCTCGCTAGAGCACCCATCTCCTctctagaagaagaagaagaagaagaagaaaagtaatTAACAGTGAGGAAATCTTGGAAGCTTAAAGAGACTAAAGAAAGAAGCAATGCTCAATATTTTTGGACAAGTTGAGGTGATCAGACATGTTATATTTATAGCGACTTGAAAAGAACTGCTGGTAAATATTGGAGTAGTGTGTGATGGGGCAAGTTGGAGGAGGTCATATGATGATGAAGCGGTGCATGTGCACTAGTGTTTGGTAGGAAAATAATGGGAAAGCTGGCCTCTTGAGCTGGCCATACATCAAGGTTTGAaaactgctgctgctgctgctgctcctaACATTAGTTTATTGATTTTGTAATACATAATGACAGGTCTTCGATGCTGCAGGCTTATGCCAAGACTAAAATTGATTCACGCCAGCATGAACAATTTAGCTAGCAGAAGCAAGTGGCGAGTAGCTAGCCTAATTGAGGATTAATAATGCTTTGCTTTTTTGTGGATGGAAAACTAGGGGAGTTTCGTATTGGGATTTTGTTGGGGAAAAGATGCTGGCTCTAATTAAGCAAGtaggattttcttttaataacaataaatgattttctatttgaattattgtatttatattattgaagaaatcaagaattattaGCATTAAATATTCAGATTAACAGAGCAGCCTGCATAATTCACACCCTAGCTGAGTATAAAACTGTGCTTGACATCACTGATCAATTTCTATCTTATTATAATTCTTGAGCTCTAGAGTCAACAGGGGAAGCATGCCTTATATAAAATAGACCAAATTTCCACCGGCACGAAGcatctttgacaaaaaaatactagaatattatttatttatttttgtgtcaacCATGATTGAGTGACTGGGGGGGACAAACCCATTCCCAAAACGTTGGCCTTTGAATTTCTTGCCTGTAAATTTTTATGCTAGGTCAAGTTGCACGCTAGCTGCAGCTGCGGCCTCTTCATCACTTTAGTTTTATTCATATGTATCACCTTACATTTTGCATCGAAAATAATATATCTCATAGTTAAGAAGAAGATACACAATACgggaaaaaagttaaataatgatgaaataacatcatGTCCTTTAAGGGGTGCCAAAAGAGCATAATTTTAAGAAAGATACTTGCAAGACTAAGTATTTGTTCTTGATGTTAAAGGGACAATGcctaaaaatatatagagtATATATGGTAGTTGAGGCCTGCAAAGTGCAGTCTTGAGTGTGATTTGCCGGCCATAAATTTAGTTCAAGAGACTCTGGATTTGCAAATCCCTAATTGGCTAACTCCAGACGCAACCTTTGTTCACTTGAGAAGGCTTTTCTTTCCTTGCAGAAATAGCCTTTGGGATAGGAAGAAAGAGTTTCAAGCATTAACGAATCATTCAGGCTCAAAAACGTGAGCGTGAGGGATCGGTTTTGTTCACGTTATATCCGACTCCAACTAGCTTGTAAAAGGGCTTAGGTTGTTGGCTCATGAGATTGAGTCAACAAATCAACTCAATCAACTATCAGCTAGGTTTAATCAAGTTTACCAAATCATGAAGAATCTATTTCAAACCAACAGgataggaagaagaaagaaaaaactgagCCAGAAACCTATGTTTCTCCCATGTCAACCAAATGTGAAGAGGCTTACTTCTGGTCCAGCTACAAGCTTCAGCATAGTTCGGCTAAAGCACGGATATGAATCAGTCAGGTAAACATGATTCTTTGCCAAAAAAAGCTTATACATTAACACTGTTCACGTTTCATGCCATGAGAGGCAAGCCAGTGCATAGACAGATGGCCTcttgaagaacaaaaaacaagaaagcacTCATCCTTGCATCCTTTTTTTACAGTCTATGATACAATAGGTGTAGAGTATGATTACATCATTCATAACTTATGAGTTATTCTGGAACTGCAACTCAACTTTTTCTGTGGTGGATTTACAAAGCGAACCTTACAGAGTTCTACAGTAGCAAACTTGTTGACAAAAAGATGAGAATATCGTTACTTAAGCCAAACCGTAGTTTTTGCTTAACCCACTGATCCCTCAAGCTTTAAGCTCATCAGCTGGTTCACCTCAGAACCAAATTCATCAGGAAGTTCATTGAAGACGTCTCGGCAAAACCCAGAAATCATGGCTGCCATGGCTTTTTCATAGTCAATTCCCCTTTGCTGAAAGTAAAACAGCTGATCTTCACCAATCTTGGAGGTGCTGGCTTCATGTTCAACACGTGCAGTGGGATTCTTCACCTGTTAGACAATAGAGATCAAACTATTTTTAAGTAGCAATATAGAATGGCATGAAAAGTAACAGTTTCTAGAAATAGCATGTCGAGGGGGGGAAACTGCGTGGAAGATGTAACAGTActgttcaagaaaaaatacatataacaTGTTTGAAAGTATGCTGATTCCTGTTAGAATATAACTGCAACCGTCTCAAGCAAGTGAAGCCAATCTAAAATCAAGAGAGCTCTTattcttttttactattattaagAATCAAAGCTAAGGTAACAGATTTTAGAAGGAGCTCCACACATGCAGGAGAATGGAAACCTCCAACATTTACATGTCGAATATTTGGGAACAAATGGGCTGTCCTGCTCCATTTCCCAAAGGAATGTTTCCACTTTCACAGCCTTGTGGATGGACTATTAACAAAATGGGCAGCAGGCTTCCATCTCAGTTGCCATGGCTTTGAGATGTATTATATAAAATGACAGGAGCAACAACAGTATATTAACAAAGCACTAGGCTGCCCCTTTCTCTAATGATAAAGTCATGAAGCTGGCTGCTCCACCATGGATATGAGACCAGCCCCAGGATCATCCCCTTCAGTCTATGGTGAACTCAGCCCCAGTGGCAGATTTTTCAAGCAGCCCAGCCCATCCCACTGTGCTTAAGGCTTATCTGGGTTGTCAGCAGGATAGAAGAGAATTAAATGATCTTTTTCAAATAGGAAGGGCAAAATCCCCATCATGCAATAGTTACAAACATGTTCTACCTGAATCAACGAGAAACAAGTGACGGCATCATGCATGCAAATTCATGAAAAACTTACTGAGTAAATAAATATCTAGACATCAAGTTAATAGTACTGGTTTGTATTAGAAAAGTATATTTACACAACCTCAGCTTTGTTACAAAAGATGATGGTTAAGAGCAACAAAAGAAATACATGATCTCTTAGCAGAACAATGAACATACACTAAATTGTTGTTTGGAAGACTCCAATAGAATAGTCAATAGAAAATGATATACCACATATGATCTAATTTCCCATCAAACTTtttgaaacttatttttttaaaaaaaatgagatttccACCGCGTGATATGAATTATCCATAGAAAACAGCTTTCTTGGTTTTATGGATGTTTCATGTTTGGGGACATTTCATCCATTTGCCATGCATCCAATTAAAGCAACTTCAATTTTCTGAACCAAGTATGATAATTATCCACAAAGAATCACAGTTAGCATGCACCACAAAGGATGGCACAAGAAAAGGAGTAAGGGAATCCAAAGACGGTGAGAATATGAATGCATAGTGgcaaaaaaagatgagaaattggaGCAAGCTCCTAATAATGTTCACTGGGGGTATCTGACTGCCAATCCAGACCAACTGAACTGGTTAACTGCTATGCTAACAGAAATCTCAGTGACTAATTTACCATCCATGATGTTTCCCTTAATTTTTTCCTATGTACCCCACAAGCTCACCTTAGTTGTGGGGTAACTTGAACCTGCAAATGATATCATGTTGTAATTTGCGCTACATTTCATGTCATCAACAAGGAGCTACCCTTTCCATGTGAGCAGCTTATGACAGGAATAATCAGAAGACAGGATTCAACAATGCATATTAGTCAAGACATCATGAATCTCTTGCTTTTCAACCACCAAGTTGGTATTTGTACTATGTTTCTTGTTATCAACAAGGACTAACCCTTGATGTATGAGCAGCTTATTACAATAACAGAATCAGACAACAGGATTCAGCTATGCCATACCAACAGAAAGTAACGCTCAGCCATAGCCATCACAATATGGCTGTCTTTGCATCAACTGATATTTAATGCCATTTAGAACATAACCCTTGAGAAATATTCAGGGAGGGGGCAAAACGAAAGAGCCAGCTCATACATGAATAGTCAACAAAAAAGTTTTAACATGCCTGGAAAAAAACACTAGCAGATTAAAGAAAGTTACCTGGATATAAGGATAGGTATTGGCAGCTGCAGTGTCACCAATAAGCATTGAGTCACATTGTGAGGAGTTCCGAGCATTGTCTGCCTTGGATTGAACCTGAACCAGCCCTCTATAACAGTTTCTAGAATGTCCAACTGAAATACCCTTTGAAATAATTCGACTTCTAGTATTTTTACCCTTATGGATCATCTTCGTTCCTGTATCTGCCTGCTGATAATTATTTGTCAACGCAACAGAATAGAACTCTCCCACAGTATCATCCCCCTCCAAAACAACACTCGGGTACTTCCAGGTAATGGCAGACCCTGTCTCCACTTGAGTCCAAGATATCTTAGACCTATCCCCAGCACAAAGTCCTCTCTttgtaacaaaattataaatcccCCCTTTTCCTTGCTCATCACCAGCATACCAATTCTGCACCGTGGAGTATTTAATCTCCGCACCCTCAGCACAATACAGCTCAACAACAGCAGCATGAAGCTGATTCTTATCATAAGAAGGTGCAGTACACCCCTCCAAATACTCCACAAAACTCCTATCATCAGCAACAATCAACGTTCTCTCAAACTGTCCAGTCTCCATCGCGTTAATCCTAAAATAAGTCGATATCTGCATGGGACACTTGGTATCTTTCGGTACATAGCAGAATGATCCATCACTAAACACAGCAGAATTCAAAGCAGCATAATAATTATCCTCACTAGGCACAACTCTACCCAAATACTTCCTAACCAAATCAGGATACTTCTGTATTGCCTCTGAAATCGAACAAAATATAACACCAGCCTTCTCTAGAGTCTTCCTATGAGTAGTAGCTATAGAAACACTATCAAGAACAGCATCAACAGCAACATTCGCCAATCTATTCCTTTCAGTTAAAGGAATCCCCAAtctatcaaaatatttaataagttCCGGGTCAGCTTCCTCTAAACTATTCACAGTAGGTTTCTTCTTAGGAGCAGAATAATAACACATATCTTGAAAATCAATAATAGGGTATTCATTATCAGACCATTTAGgttctttcaatttcaagaaTCTCTCAAAAGcattcaacctaaaatcaagcATCCAATCAGGTTCTTCTTTAAGTGAAGAAATTAGCCTTATTGTTTCTTTCGAAAGACCTTTAGGAATTGTAAAGGAATCAATATCCATATTGAATCCAAACTTCTCGTTGTAATCACGATTCCTTAAAATCTCTCTAATCTTATCATCAGAGCTAGTAGAAGAAGTACCAGTTGCTGCTGAGTTACCTGGAACGGTCTTGACTGTCTTAGATTCAAACCCAACATCAGCACGGATCTTGAAAAGATTCAGTTTTGAAGGCTTAAAAAAGATGGGTTTTATCTGAAAGGAAAAGGGTTTGTTCAATTTTGGTGAATCTTTAATGGGTTTTGGAGAAAAGTGAGAGATAGTGTTTGATAACAAAGAAGCCATGGTTATGGTTTGTGGTTCAGACAAGAGGAGGAGAGCAAAGAAAGGTGAGTACTTGAAAAGAGAAGATGTTTGTGGTTGATTCCTTTGTTCTGATAGCCATAAGTTTTAACGATTGACTCGTGTCTCACACACGTACCCTTTGAACTGGCTAAAGGCCAAGGCTGTTctgtttttgacaaaaaaaattttaattaactgAGATGTTCGGATAGCTTGCGTGTATTTGACTAATTCTCACAagtcctgaaattaatgattagATAAATCTCTAGTggcaattaatattaataaccaCAAAACTCAAAACTGAGATCACAGGAAAAGCAAACTTCTTAATCTCAAGCTTTTATTACTAAGACACCTACTTGATGGtttatttttgacaattttattaTAACTTTTATG
The DNA window shown above is from Populus trichocarpa isolate Nisqually-1 chromosome 4, P.trichocarpa_v4.1, whole genome shotgun sequence and carries:
- the LOC7479060 gene encoding uncharacterized protein LOC7479060 is translated as MGALARRSSYGYSKLDKEDPEEVMHRRAQFLIYKALQQADSPRRRPSLLRLRLCRLKIKIGKKLKKLRKGMLLSISAARVRVYEQVTGQWKRLFGDGEAIASLPPMLALNA
- the LOC7479061 gene encoding UPF0051 protein ABCI8, chloroplastic, encoding MASLLSNTISHFSPKPIKDSPKLNKPFSFQIKPIFFKPSKLNLFKIRADVGFESKTVKTVPGNSAATGTSSTSSDDKIREILRNRDYNEKFGFNMDIDSFTIPKGLSKETIRLISSLKEEPDWMLDFRLNAFERFLKLKEPKWSDNEYPIIDFQDMCYYSAPKKKPTVNSLEEADPELIKYFDRLGIPLTERNRLANVAVDAVLDSVSIATTHRKTLEKAGVIFCSISEAIQKYPDLVRKYLGRVVPSEDNYYAALNSAVFSDGSFCYVPKDTKCPMQISTYFRINAMETGQFERTLIVADDRSFVEYLEGCTAPSYDKNQLHAAVVELYCAEGAEIKYSTVQNWYAGDEQGKGGIYNFVTKRGLCAGDRSKISWTQVETGSAITWKYPSVVLEGDDTVGEFYSVALTNNYQQADTGTKMIHKGKNTRSRIISKGISVGHSRNCYRGLVQVQSKADNARNSSQCDSMLIGDTAAANTYPYIQVKNPTARVEHEASTSKIGEDQLFYFQQRGIDYEKAMAAMISGFCRDVFNELPDEFGSEVNQLMSLKLEGSVG